A genome region from Methylobacterium sp. FF17 includes the following:
- the recD2 gene encoding SF1B family DNA helicase RecD2 — translation MIRPGDLKPHEPQDRLVGTIERVTFHNAETGFCVLKVHVAARRDLVPVVGHAPAIAAGEWIAATGQWVTDRQHGLQFRADTLALTPPTGVAGIERYLASAQMWGIGPAMAKRIVALFGEATFEVIEAEPGRLTEVEGIGPKRAARIVRGWAEQKAVREIMIFLHAHGVGTARAVRIFRTYGQDAIAVMTTDPYRLARDIRGIGFRTADAIALRLGLGREAPERLRAGVTFALQTATDEGHCGLPTERLVGLAHRLLDVAPDLIRVAIALELRGADVVADTITDETCLFLKGLHGAERGIADRLLNRTFGTPPWPAIDVGKALPWVEARTGRTLSPSQRAAIATMLAAPLCVLTGGPGVGKTSTLDSLLRILTAKGVRVQLAAPTGRAAKRMTEQTGLEARTIHRLLEIDPKQGGFARNADNPLACDLLVLDECSMIDVPLMNALLKAVPEKAALLLVGDVDQLPSVGPGQVLSDLIASDRVPVARLTEVFRQAASSRIVVNAHRINRGLMPEATPGEGPCDFYLVEVDDPEIGLARLVEVVTRRIPARFGLDPIRDVQVLTPMLRGTLGSRNLNHALQAVLNPSPAEAVERFGWRFAPGDRVMETQNDYDREVFNGDLGLVARIDPEGEAVIVSFDGREVAYPYGELDTLVPAFATTIHKSQGSEYPAVVIPVVMQHVTMLARNLLYTAVTRGKQLVVLVGQRRAIRMAVGGGAQRRRWTKLREWLTASPSCSACSD, via the coding sequence ATGATCCGGCCCGGTGACCTCAAGCCCCACGAGCCCCAGGACCGGCTCGTGGGGACGATCGAGCGCGTGACCTTCCACAACGCCGAGACCGGCTTCTGCGTGCTCAAGGTCCACGTCGCGGCGAGGCGCGACCTCGTGCCGGTGGTCGGGCACGCCCCCGCCATCGCGGCCGGCGAGTGGATCGCCGCCACGGGGCAGTGGGTCACGGACCGCCAGCATGGCCTGCAGTTCCGGGCCGACACCCTGGCGCTGACGCCGCCCACCGGCGTCGCCGGCATCGAGCGCTACCTCGCCTCGGCGCAGATGTGGGGCATCGGCCCGGCCATGGCCAAGCGCATCGTCGCCCTGTTCGGGGAGGCGACCTTCGAGGTCATCGAGGCCGAACCGGGGCGTCTCACCGAGGTGGAGGGCATCGGCCCGAAGCGCGCCGCGCGCATCGTGCGCGGCTGGGCCGAGCAGAAGGCGGTGCGGGAGATCATGATCTTCCTGCACGCGCACGGGGTCGGCACGGCGCGGGCCGTGCGCATCTTCCGCACCTACGGGCAGGACGCCATCGCGGTGATGACGACCGACCCCTATCGACTCGCCCGCGACATACGGGGCATCGGCTTTCGCACGGCGGATGCCATCGCGCTGCGGCTCGGTCTCGGCCGGGAGGCGCCGGAACGGCTGCGGGCCGGGGTCACCTTCGCGCTGCAGACCGCCACCGACGAGGGCCATTGCGGCCTCCCCACCGAGCGCCTCGTCGGCCTCGCGCACAGGCTCCTCGACGTGGCGCCGGACCTGATCCGGGTCGCCATCGCCCTGGAGCTGCGCGGCGCGGACGTGGTCGCGGACACGATCACGGACGAGACCTGCCTTTTCCTCAAAGGCCTGCACGGCGCGGAGCGGGGCATCGCCGACCGGCTCCTCAACCGCACCTTCGGAACGCCGCCCTGGCCGGCGATCGACGTGGGCAAGGCGCTGCCCTGGGTCGAGGCGCGCACGGGCCGGACCCTCTCGCCCTCACAAAGGGCGGCCATCGCCACGATGCTGGCCGCGCCGCTCTGCGTGCTCACGGGCGGGCCCGGAGTGGGCAAGACCAGCACCCTCGACTCACTCCTGCGCATCCTCACCGCCAAGGGCGTGCGCGTGCAACTGGCGGCCCCCACCGGTCGCGCCGCCAAGCGCATGACGGAACAGACCGGACTGGAGGCCAGGACCATCCACCGCCTCCTCGAGATCGACCCGAAGCAGGGCGGCTTCGCCCGCAACGCGGACAACCCCCTGGCCTGCGACCTCCTCGTTCTCGACGAATGCTCGATGATCGACGTGCCGCTGATGAACGCGCTCCTGAAGGCGGTGCCGGAGAAGGCCGCCCTGCTCCTCGTCGGCGATGTCGACCAGTTGCCCTCCGTCGGGCCCGGGCAGGTTCTTTCCGACCTCATCGCCTCGGACCGCGTGCCGGTGGCGCGGCTGACGGAGGTGTTTCGCCAGGCCGCCAGCAGCCGGATCGTCGTCAACGCCCACCGCATCAACCGGGGCCTCATGCCCGAGGCGACGCCCGGGGAGGGGCCTTGCGACTTCTACCTCGTCGAGGTCGACGACCCGGAGATCGGGCTCGCCCGGCTGGTGGAGGTGGTGACGCGGCGCATCCCGGCGCGTTTCGGCCTCGACCCCATCCGCGACGTGCAGGTGCTCACCCCGATGCTGCGCGGGACGCTCGGCAGCCGCAACCTCAACCACGCCCTCCAGGCCGTGCTGAACCCGAGCCCCGCCGAGGCGGTGGAGCGCTTCGGCTGGCGCTTCGCGCCGGGGGACCGGGTGATGGAGACCCAGAACGATTACGACCGCGAGGTCTTCAACGGCGATCTCGGCCTCGTCGCCCGCATCGACCCGGAGGGCGAGGCGGTCATCGTCAGCTTCGACGGACGCGAGGTCGCCTATCCGTATGGCGAGCTCGACACCCTGGTGCCGGCCTTCGCCACCACGATCCACAAGAGCCAGGGCTCGGAATACCCAGCGGTGGTCATCCCGGTCGTGATGCAGCACGTCACCATGCTGGCGCGCAACCTCCTCTACACGGCGGTGACCCGGGGCAAGCAACTCGTCGTGCTGGTCGGCCAGCGCCGGGCGATCCGGATGGCCGTCGGGGGCGGGGCGCAGCGTCGGCGCTGGACGAAGCTGCGCGAATGGCTGACAGCATCCCCATCATGCTCCGCTTGCTCAGACTGA
- a CDS encoding DUF6894 family protein, which produces MAVPTYRFHCTDGHVAIIDPVGIGIADRAQIRVHAGDAARFAMERVGAGLDWADWIVDVHDGQGRRVLVLPFRDVAVWSRAA; this is translated from the coding sequence ATGGCTGTTCCGACCTATCGCTTCCACTGCACCGACGGCCACGTCGCCATCATCGATCCGGTCGGGATCGGGATCGCCGACAGAGCCCAGATCCGCGTGCATGCGGGTGACGCCGCGCGCTTCGCCATGGAGCGCGTGGGCGCCGGCCTCGATTGGGCGGATTGGATCGTCGATGTCCATGACGGACAGGGACGCCGCGTCCTGGTCCTGCCCTTCCGCGACGTCGCGGTCTGGTCACGGGCCGCCTGA
- the minC gene encoding septum site-determining protein MinC has product MTDSSPPRRPVQLRGRAFKSLVLAPETPLPDWFADLDEALKRSPTLFDGRALILDVAALRPAASDLDGLLAELGSRRIHILGIEGTSLSLHGPGRPPLLVQGRPVSTIEIPAQPEPEPVVPPAPPEPATTSLTIEGSVRSGQSIVHPTGDVTVMGSVSSGAEILAGGSIHVYGALRGRAIAGAARNPRARICCRKFEPELLGIDRLVRTAEEMGTHLRGKAVQIWLDGGAIKFASLD; this is encoded by the coding sequence GTGACTGACTCAAGCCCTCCCCGCAGACCCGTTCAGCTTCGCGGCCGCGCCTTCAAGTCCCTGGTGCTGGCTCCGGAGACTCCGCTTCCCGATTGGTTCGCCGATCTGGACGAGGCGCTGAAGCGTTCGCCGACCCTGTTCGACGGACGCGCCCTGATCCTCGACGTGGCGGCGCTTCGACCCGCCGCGTCGGACCTCGACGGCCTGCTGGCCGAACTCGGCAGCCGCCGGATCCACATCCTCGGCATCGAGGGCACCAGCCTGTCCCTCCACGGACCCGGGCGGCCGCCGCTCCTCGTGCAGGGGCGACCGGTCTCGACCATCGAGATCCCGGCCCAACCGGAACCGGAGCCGGTCGTGCCGCCGGCCCCCCCGGAGCCGGCCACCACCTCGCTCACCATCGAGGGCTCGGTCCGCTCGGGCCAGTCCATCGTCCACCCCACCGGCGACGTCACCGTGATGGGGTCGGTCTCGTCCGGCGCGGAGATCCTCGCCGGCGGCTCCATCCACGTCTACGGCGCGCTGCGCGGACGGGCCATCGCCGGCGCCGCACGCAACCCCCGCGCCCGCATCTGCTGCCGCAAGTTCGAGCCCGAGCTTCTCGGCATCGACCGCCTCGTCCGCACGGCCGAGGAGATGGGTACTCACCTGCGCGGCAAGGCCGTGCAGATCTGGCTCGATGGCGGCGCCATCAAATTCGCATCCTTGGATTGA
- the minD gene encoding septum site-determining protein MinD — protein MAKILVVTSGKGGVGKTTTTAALGAALAQAGKSVAVVDFDVGLRNLDLVMGAERRVVYDLINVVNGDAKLNQALIRDKRLEKLHLLPASQTRDKDALTDEGVARVMDELREKFDWVICDSPAGIERGATLAMRHADVAVVVTNPEVSSVRDSDRIIGLLDSKTLKAERGETMEKHLILTRYDPARADRGDMLKIEDVLEILSIPLLAIIPESTEVLRASNVGCPVTLNNPLCAPARAYTDAVRRLTGEAVPMSVPTDKKSFLDKLFTRRAA, from the coding sequence ATGGCCAAGATTCTGGTCGTGACATCCGGCAAGGGCGGCGTCGGTAAGACGACGACGACGGCAGCCCTCGGCGCAGCCCTCGCGCAGGCCGGCAAGAGCGTGGCGGTGGTCGATTTCGACGTCGGCCTGCGCAACCTCGACCTCGTGATGGGCGCCGAGCGCCGGGTCGTCTACGACCTCATCAACGTGGTCAACGGCGACGCCAAGCTCAACCAGGCCCTCATCCGCGACAAGCGGCTGGAGAAGCTCCACCTGCTGCCCGCCTCGCAGACCCGCGACAAGGACGCGCTCACCGACGAGGGCGTGGCCCGCGTGATGGACGAACTGCGTGAGAAGTTCGACTGGGTGATCTGCGACTCGCCGGCCGGCATCGAGCGCGGCGCGACGCTCGCCATGCGCCACGCGGACGTCGCCGTCGTGGTGACCAACCCGGAAGTCTCCTCGGTGCGCGATTCCGATCGCATCATCGGGCTCCTCGACTCCAAGACGCTCAAGGCCGAGCGCGGCGAGACGATGGAGAAGCACCTCATCCTCACCCGCTACGACCCCGCCCGGGCCGATCGCGGCGACATGCTGAAGATCGAGGACGTGCTCGAGATCCTCTCGATCCCGCTGCTCGCCATCATCCCCGAGAGCACGGAAGTGCTGCGCGCCTCCAACGTCGGCTGCCCGGTCACCCTGAACAACCCGCTCTGCGCCCCGGCCCGCGCCTACACCGACGCCGTGCGCCGCCTCACCGGCGAAGCGGTCCCGATGTCGGTCCCCACCGACAAGAAGTCCTTCCTCGACAAACTCTTCACCCGGAGGGCAGCATGA
- a CDS encoding NupC/NupG family nucleoside CNT transporter codes for MVEKLLHAGASLILLLAIGVLFSTNRRAIAPRVVVSALALQVALGALVLFVPLGRTGLAAAASFVQTVLNYGDRGTAFLFGGLVEPRMFELFGGSGFILALRILPQIIYVSALIAVLYHVGVMQAAARAIGAVLQRVLGTSRIETFSAVITIAIGQSEIAIALRPFLMALTSAELFAVMSSGAASTAGTILAGYAALGVPMEYLLAASVMAIPGGLLYAKILVPTTEPTRVTSTQVTFGETRAVNVIEAAADGTQKGLAVAVSVGAMLIAFTGLIALANGLMGWTGGLVGYPALSIEGMLGPVFAPLAWLMGVPWDQAGLVGGALGQKIAFNEFLAYAQLSPVLKAGSLDPRTAAILCFALCGFANLTSVAIQLASLGSLAPERRAEIARFGLRAILAGTLSNLTSATLAGLFIGA; via the coding sequence ATGGTCGAGAAGCTTCTTCACGCGGGTGCGAGCCTGATCCTGCTCCTCGCCATCGGCGTGCTGTTCTCCACCAACCGGCGCGCCATCGCGCCCCGCGTGGTGGTCTCGGCCCTCGCGCTCCAGGTGGCACTGGGGGCCCTGGTGCTGTTCGTGCCGCTGGGCCGCACGGGACTCGCGGCGGCAGCCTCCTTCGTCCAGACCGTGCTGAACTACGGCGACCGGGGCACCGCCTTCCTGTTCGGCGGGCTCGTCGAGCCCCGGATGTTCGAATTGTTCGGCGGCAGCGGCTTCATCCTGGCCCTGCGGATCCTGCCGCAGATCATCTACGTCTCGGCGCTGATCGCGGTGCTCTACCATGTCGGGGTGATGCAGGCGGCGGCCCGCGCCATCGGCGCCGTGCTGCAGCGGGTGCTCGGCACCTCGCGCATCGAGACCTTCTCGGCGGTGATCACCATCGCCATCGGCCAGAGCGAGATCGCCATCGCGCTGCGACCGTTCCTGATGGCGCTGACCTCGGCCGAACTCTTCGCGGTGATGTCGAGCGGGGCCGCCTCCACGGCGGGGACGATTCTCGCTGGCTACGCGGCGCTCGGCGTGCCGATGGAGTACCTGCTCGCCGCCAGCGTGATGGCGATTCCGGGCGGGCTCCTCTACGCCAAGATCCTGGTGCCGACGACGGAGCCGACCCGGGTGACGAGCACGCAGGTCACCTTCGGCGAGACGCGCGCCGTCAACGTCATCGAGGCGGCGGCGGACGGCACCCAGAAGGGTCTGGCCGTGGCGGTGTCGGTGGGGGCGATGCTCATCGCCTTCACAGGGCTCATCGCCTTGGCGAACGGTCTCATGGGCTGGACGGGCGGCCTTGTCGGCTATCCGGCGCTCAGCATCGAGGGCATGCTCGGGCCGGTCTTCGCACCGCTCGCCTGGCTGATGGGCGTGCCCTGGGACCAGGCCGGCCTCGTCGGCGGGGCGCTGGGGCAGAAGATCGCCTTCAACGAATTCCTGGCCTACGCGCAGCTCTCACCGGTCCTGAAGGCGGGGAGCCTCGATCCGCGCACGGCCGCGATCCTGTGCTTCGCGCTCTGCGGCTTTGCCAACCTCACCTCGGTGGCGATCCAGCTCGCGAGCTTGGGGAGCCTCGCGCCGGAACGCAGGGCGGAGATCGCCCGCTTCGGGCTTCGCGCGATCCTGGCCGGCACCCTGTCCAACCTGACGAGCGCGACGCTCGCCGGGTTGTTCATCGGTGCCTGA
- a CDS encoding CorA family divalent cation transporter codes for MQRLLTDTTALPGLLFAMRFDAQGHGHLLAPSDEIPEPVTEGFLWLHLDLVDARLDRLIAAGHLGPPALAAATFARDGHQRVVIEGSDLGLVIADRAREFDGRIEEEPAGRLHCVLGARLLVSGRRHATAAAEAARDVVLAGRLVPTPAALLEIFVTGVAAALDASARRFSDELDTIEDRMLDEDQPDDARPLAPIRRQAVRQQRQLAGLSAVFHRLEAETEEADDALPEAVVSMAARVVQRLDSLHRDMLVLSERSRLLQDEIAGRTAAETNRQLFTLSILTALFLPPTLVTGVFGMNTKGLFLGDFENGSLLALVLCATAALAVYGVIRRLGLVKRRASP; via the coding sequence ATGCAGCGCCTCCTCACCGACACCACTGCCCTGCCGGGCCTGCTCTTTGCCATGCGCTTCGACGCGCAGGGGCACGGGCACCTGCTGGCGCCGAGCGACGAGATCCCGGAGCCGGTCACAGAGGGCTTCCTCTGGCTCCACCTCGACCTGGTGGATGCGCGCCTCGATCGCCTCATCGCCGCCGGGCACCTCGGCCCGCCGGCGCTGGCCGCCGCCACCTTTGCCCGGGACGGCCACCAGCGCGTGGTCATCGAGGGCAGCGATCTCGGCCTCGTCATCGCCGACCGCGCGCGGGAATTCGACGGCCGTATCGAGGAGGAGCCGGCCGGGCGCCTGCATTGCGTGCTCGGCGCCCGCCTCCTCGTCAGCGGTCGACGCCACGCCACGGCGGCGGCCGAGGCCGCCCGCGACGTGGTGCTGGCCGGTCGGCTCGTGCCGACACCGGCCGCGCTGCTGGAGATCTTCGTCACCGGCGTCGCCGCCGCCCTCGACGCCTCGGCCCGGCGCTTCTCCGACGAACTCGATACCATCGAGGACCGGATGCTCGACGAGGACCAGCCCGACGATGCCCGGCCGCTGGCGCCGATCCGCCGGCAGGCCGTGCGCCAGCAGCGTCAGCTCGCGGGCCTGAGCGCCGTCTTCCACCGCCTCGAAGCCGAGACCGAGGAGGCGGACGACGCCCTGCCGGAGGCGGTGGTGAGCATGGCCGCCCGCGTGGTCCAGCGCCTCGATTCGCTCCACCGCGACATGCTGGTCCTGTCCGAGCGCAGCCGCCTGCTGCAGGACGAGATCGCCGGGCGCACCGCCGCCGAGACCAACCGGCAGCTCTTCACGCTGTCGATCCTCACCGCCCTGTTCCTGCCGCCCACCCTGGTGACCGGCGTGTTCGGCATGAACACCAAGGGGTTGTTCCTCGGCGATTTCGAGAACGGCTCGCTCCTCGCCCTCGTGCTCTGCGCCACTGCGGCGCTGGCCGTCTACGGGGTGATCCGCCGACTCGGACTCGTCAAACGCCGCGCCTCGCCGTAA
- a CDS encoding Orn/Lys/Arg family decarboxylase, with amino-acid sequence MDFFRRFTVLMCAPNFDPDDLEGVRVQQIIGSVEKLGFEVVRARRVEDAAIAVQTDSAIGCMVVDWGKRGLDGKAAALINLMRKRGLEMPIVIMVRRKRLEDIPVEVLDFIDGYIFLAEETPDYIARGLVSRVKQYAETLKTPFFGALVDYAEQGNQLWTCPGHNGGIFYNRSPIGRIFVEHLGEAVFRDDLDNSVLDLGDLLVHEGPALKAQKEAAVIFGAEKTYFVLNGTSASNKIVLSALVAEGDLVLFDRNNHKAAHHGALFLGGAIPVFLETDRNAYGLIGPMYHEALDEKVIRQKIRDNPLITDKEAWKRERPFRVAVVEQCTYDGTIYNAQMILDKIGHLCDYILFDEAWAGFMKFHPLFAGRFAMGLKGLDETSPGIIATQSTHKQLASFSQASQIHTKDSHIRGQTRRIEHRRFNETFLVHASTSPFYPLFASLDVGAQMMKGRSGVVLWDDTIRLGIEWRKKVRAIRREFEEKEGDPLRRWFFDPFVPDTVQGPDGKVPWESISTDELASNVKYWELTPGADWHGFTHVAPDYAMTDPNKLTVLTPGFNRRTGEYAEHGVPAPIVAQYLRENRIVPEKNDLNSLLFLLTPGVESSKAGTLISGLVAFKRLHDDNVPLEEAMPEFVRRRPNRYKGVRLRDLCADFHAFHREHGTSTLQRKQFEPGHLPEMVMTPKEAVQQLTRNNVDYVPIAEAEGRVATTLLLVYPPGIGTVLPGERLDERAKPMLDYFKMFERSANLFPGFEAEIQGVFRDVDPDGTIRFHTYVMREGR; translated from the coding sequence ATGGACTTCTTCCGCCGCTTCACCGTCCTGATGTGCGCGCCGAACTTCGACCCCGACGATCTCGAGGGCGTGCGCGTCCAGCAGATCATCGGCTCGGTCGAGAAGCTCGGCTTCGAGGTGGTGCGGGCCCGGCGCGTGGAGGACGCGGCCATCGCGGTCCAGACCGATTCCGCCATCGGCTGCATGGTGGTGGACTGGGGCAAGCGCGGGCTCGACGGCAAGGCGGCGGCGCTGATCAATCTCATGCGCAAGCGCGGGCTGGAAATGCCCATCGTGATCATGGTCCGCCGCAAGCGCCTCGAGGATATCCCCGTCGAGGTGCTCGACTTCATCGACGGCTACATCTTCCTGGCCGAAGAGACCCCGGACTACATCGCCCGCGGCCTGGTGAGCCGCGTGAAGCAGTACGCCGAGACCCTGAAGACGCCGTTCTTCGGCGCGCTGGTCGACTATGCCGAGCAGGGCAACCAGCTCTGGACCTGCCCGGGCCACAACGGCGGCATCTTCTACAATCGCTCGCCGATCGGACGCATCTTCGTGGAGCATCTCGGCGAGGCGGTGTTTCGCGACGACCTCGACAATTCGGTGCTCGATCTCGGCGACCTCCTCGTCCACGAGGGACCGGCCCTGAAGGCACAGAAGGAAGCCGCCGTCATCTTCGGGGCGGAGAAGACCTACTTCGTCCTCAACGGCACCTCGGCCTCGAACAAGATCGTGCTCTCGGCCCTGGTGGCGGAGGGCGACCTCGTGCTGTTCGACCGCAACAACCACAAGGCGGCGCATCACGGCGCGCTCTTCCTCGGCGGCGCGATCCCGGTCTTCCTGGAGACCGACCGTAACGCCTACGGCCTGATCGGCCCGATGTATCACGAGGCCCTCGACGAAAAGGTCATCCGCCAGAAGATCCGCGACAACCCGCTGATCACCGACAAGGAGGCCTGGAAGCGCGAGCGCCCGTTCCGTGTGGCGGTGGTCGAGCAGTGCACCTACGACGGCACCATCTACAACGCGCAGATGATCCTCGATAAGATCGGGCACCTCTGCGACTACATCCTCTTCGACGAGGCCTGGGCGGGCTTCATGAAGTTCCACCCGCTCTTCGCCGGCCGCTTCGCCATGGGCCTGAAGGGCCTCGACGAGACCTCGCCGGGCATCATCGCCACGCAATCGACCCACAAGCAGCTGGCGAGCTTCTCCCAGGCCTCTCAGATCCACACCAAGGACAGCCACATCCGGGGCCAGACCCGTCGCATCGAGCACCGGCGCTTCAACGAGACCTTCCTCGTCCACGCCTCGACCTCGCCGTTCTATCCGCTCTTCGCCTCCCTCGATGTCGGCGCGCAGATGATGAAGGGCCGCTCCGGCGTCGTTCTGTGGGACGACACGATCCGGCTCGGCATCGAGTGGCGCAAGAAGGTCCGCGCCATCCGCCGCGAGTTCGAGGAGAAGGAGGGCGATCCGCTCCGCCGCTGGTTCTTCGACCCCTTCGTGCCCGATACCGTGCAGGGGCCGGACGGCAAGGTGCCGTGGGAGAGCATCTCGACGGACGAGCTCGCCAGCAACGTCAAGTACTGGGAGCTGACGCCCGGCGCCGACTGGCACGGCTTCACCCACGTGGCGCCCGACTACGCCATGACCGATCCCAACAAGCTCACCGTGCTCACCCCCGGCTTCAACCGCCGCACCGGCGAATACGCCGAGCACGGCGTGCCGGCGCCGATCGTGGCGCAGTACCTGCGCGAAAACCGCATCGTGCCGGAGAAGAACGACCTCAACTCGCTGCTCTTCCTGCTGACGCCCGGCGTCGAATCCTCCAAGGCCGGCACGCTGATCTCCGGCCTCGTCGCCTTCAAGCGCCTGCACGACGACAACGTGCCCCTCGAGGAGGCGATGCCGGAATTCGTGCGGCGCCGGCCCAACCGCTACAAGGGCGTGCGCCTGCGCGACCTCTGCGCGGATTTCCATGCCTTCCACCGCGAGCACGGCACCAGCACGCTCCAGCGCAAGCAGTTCGAGCCGGGCCACCTGCCCGAGATGGTGATGACCCCCAAGGAGGCGGTCCAGCAGCTCACCCGCAACAACGTCGATTACGTGCCGATCGCGGAAGCCGAGGGCCGCGTGGCGACGACCTTGCTTCTGGTCTACCCGCCGGGCATCGGCACGGTGCTGCCGGGCGAGCGACTGGACGAGCGGGCCAAACCCATGCTGGACTACTTCAAGATGTTCGAGCGCTCCGCGAACCTGTTCCCGGGCTTCGAGGCCGAGATCCAGGGCGTCTTCCGCGATGTGGATCCGGACGGCACGATCCGGTTCCACACCTACGTCATGCGCGAGGGCCGCTGA
- a CDS encoding GNAT family N-acetyltransferase yields MPGRAESDPDLVIRPSSDADVPDMVDIYAHHIRRGVGDVGDFEADPLHPDDLKKRRKAMRKKRLPHLVADRDGIVAGYAYAVPFRKRPAYRYTLKHSIYVHHEHLHAGIGRRLLPALIEACAAGGYRQMIGYIDARNEASLRLHEACGFVRVGLLPAVGYKYGRWSDSVMVQCALGTGASDQPGTWTRPVEAVTAGHDWIGK; encoded by the coding sequence ATGCCGGGCCGGGCGGAGAGCGACCCCGACCTCGTCATCCGCCCGTCCTCGGACGCCGACGTGCCGGACATGGTGGACATCTACGCCCACCACATCCGGCGCGGGGTCGGCGATGTCGGGGATTTCGAGGCGGATCCGCTGCATCCCGACGACCTGAAGAAGCGGCGCAAAGCCATGCGCAAGAAGCGCCTGCCGCACCTCGTGGCCGACCGCGACGGCATCGTCGCGGGCTACGCCTACGCGGTGCCGTTCCGCAAGCGCCCGGCCTACCGCTACACCCTCAAGCACTCGATCTACGTGCACCACGAGCACCTGCATGCCGGTATCGGCCGGCGGCTGCTGCCCGCGCTGATCGAAGCCTGCGCGGCCGGCGGCTATCGCCAGATGATCGGGTATATCGACGCCCGGAACGAGGCGTCCCTGCGCCTTCACGAAGCCTGCGGCTTCGTCCGCGTCGGGCTGCTGCCGGCGGTGGGCTACAAGTACGGGCGCTGGAGCGACAGCGTCATGGTCCAGTGCGCGCTCGGCACCGGCGCCTCCGACCAGCCCGGCACCTGGACCCGCCCCGTCGAGGCGGTGACGGCGGGGCATGACTGGATCGGGAAGTAG
- a CDS encoding helix-hairpin-helix domain-containing protein produces MLSGSAILRVGVLLVVAALLAALVQMLLPHDTGPAEPPISKPVPGAGAQAALPPVVTRPTVPASPPAKPDAAPAPPPAVAPPPQAEAAPVRVPAAPPPMPPSAPPLDFGRPATQTDAAGEAAESAGPRGVAVVDLNSGSLADLNSLKGGGMIGRAIVQKRPYTSIGELLSKRVLSRAVYERIKDQVTVR; encoded by the coding sequence ATGCTCAGCGGTTCAGCGATCCTGCGCGTCGGCGTGCTCCTCGTGGTTGCGGCCCTGCTCGCGGCCCTGGTACAGATGCTGCTGCCGCATGACACCGGCCCGGCCGAGCCGCCGATCTCGAAACCGGTTCCGGGGGCCGGTGCGCAGGCGGCCCTCCCGCCCGTCGTGACCCGGCCGACCGTTCCGGCGAGCCCGCCCGCGAAGCCGGACGCCGCACCGGCCCCGCCCCCTGCGGTCGCCCCGCCGCCGCAGGCCGAGGCCGCGCCGGTCCGCGTGCCCGCGGCGCCCCCGCCGATGCCGCCATCCGCTCCGCCCCTCGATTTCGGCCGTCCCGCGACGCAGACCGACGCCGCCGGGGAAGCGGCCGAAAGCGCCGGCCCGCGCGGCGTCGCGGTCGTGGACCTCAACAGCGGCAGCCTCGCGGACCTGAACAGTCTCAAGGGTGGCGGCATGATCGGGCGCGCCATCGTGCAGAAACGGCCCTACACCTCGATCGGCGAGCTGCTCTCGAAGCGGGTGCTCAGCCGCGCCGTCTACGAGCGCATCAAGGATCAGGTCACGGTGCGCTGA